In Vanessa cardui chromosome 8, ilVanCard2.1, whole genome shotgun sequence, the following are encoded in one genomic region:
- the LOC124532155 gene encoding organic cation transporter protein-like — translation MSKDINTCEDNSETVRVSDILETSGKYQILQYLYLCLPAVFVSMINVNYIFVAGEVNYRCRIPECETNFTYTAPWWPNSHFDECSKPILNTTDYGCTNDSFTSATEECTDWIYENSDTIISELDLACQPWKRTSIGAVHSIGMAFAMLIAGWMSDVIGRKPALIISSVGCFIGNLKTLATSYPVYIFLEFLEASISGGAYAAGNVLMIEIGNKENRMLAGVLFAYAIYMGEALFAIIAMFVPYWKSLINIICSPTILFLIYIIIVRESPRWLILNGKLAEAKYTLKEMIKMNNIKVNSEELDAMDEDELKRAYNIGTDKKKEGFKEVYKCKEILKRFLVAFECRFTVSFIYYGLIVNSVGLPGDKYINFLLGAIMSFPGELISMYMMNKFGRRLPLIYGYLFCGIACVAYGYVPQSYTGLKISFFLLGKLLASACYTGIVTYTMELFPTSVRGSLLGLCTLASCSGNMLGLLTPLLASISSVLAAICFGFTAITASALLILTPETRDLPLADTIEQIASSATNVKNKKQGEENLAYDSQK, via the exons atgtctaaGGATATTAATACGTGTGAGGATAATTCTGAAACAGTGCGTGTGTCTGATATTTTGGAGACGTCCGGTAAATATCAAATCCTTCAATATTTGTATCTGTGTCTGCCTGCGGTTTTCGTTTCGATGATCAACGTTAATTACATATTCGTCGCAGGGGAAGTTAATTATAG ATGTAGAATACCAGAATGCGAGACAAATTTCACATATACAGCGCCATGGTGGCCGAACAGCCATTTCGATGAGTGCTCCAAACCGATATTAAATACAACGGATTACGGATGTACTAACGACAGTTTCACATCCGCAACAGAGGAATGTACCGATTGGATTTACGAAAATAGCGACACAATCATTTCAGag CTTGACCTTGCCTGTCAACCTTGGAAACGTACCTCGATTGGAGCAGTTCACAGCATTGGAATGGCTTTTGCCATGCTCATTGCGGGGTGGATGTCTGATGT CATTGGTCGAAAGCCAGCCCTCATCATCAGCTCCGTGGGATGTTTTATAGGAAACTTGAAGACTCTAGCAACGTCTTATCCAGTGTACATATTCCTTGAATTTCTAGAAGCATCAATTTCTGGAGGAGCCTATGCAGCTGGAAATGTTTTaa TGATTGAAATCGGTAACAAAGAGAACCGAATGCTAGCAGGAGTATTATTCGCGTATGCAATTTATATGGGTGAAGCTCTGTTCGCCATTATCGCAATGTTCGTACCATACTGGAAATCTCTCATCAACATAATTTGTTCTCCCACAATATTGTtcctcatatatataataatcgtaCGAGAAAGTCCACGGTGGCttattttaaatggaaaattGGCTGAAGCGAAGTACACGCTTAaagaaatgataaaaatgaacaatattaaagttaattctGAAGAATTAGATGCTATGGACGAGGACGAGCTAAAGAGGGCATATAATATTGGAACTGATAAGAAGAAAGAGGGTTTCAAAGAGGTATATAAGTGTAAGGAAATCCTGAAGAGATTTCTCGTCGCATTTGAATGTAGATTCACAGTTTCATTCATTTACTATGGTCTCATTGTGAACTCCGTTGGGTTACCAGgtgataaatatatcaatttccTGCTGGGAGCGATTATGTCGTTTCCAGGAGAATTAATATCTATGTACATGATGAACAAATTTGGAAGGCGATTGCCATTGATATATGGCTATTTGTTTTGTGGGATAGCCTGTGTGGCGTACGGATATGTGCCTCAAt CATATACAGGGTTGAAGATTTCATTTTTCCTCCTCGGAAAGCTGTTAGCCTCCGCTTGTTACACGGGTATCGTAACGTACACGATGGAACTCTTCCCAACAAGTGTACGGGGTTCTTTGCTCGGTTTGTGTACTCTTGCCTCCTGCTCGGGAAATATGCTGGGCCTTTTAACACCGCTGCTG GCTTCTATTTCGTCAGTATTAGCAGCAATTTGCTTCGGCTTTACAGCGATAACAGCAAGCGCTCTCTTAATCCTGACTCCGGAAACAAGAGACCTACCATTAGCGGATACGATAGAACAAATTGCTTCAAGCGctacaaatgttaaaaataaaaaacagggAGAAGAAAATCTTGCTTATGACAgtcagaaataa
- the LOC124532052 gene encoding solute carrier family 22 member 2-like isoform X2 yields the protein MVVLLCLLNDFLLCCVVPECDAIDNSFSPSWWHDSDPLSSKSNRCKRPLLNVTYINENQCDNNSFTSETTACKEWIYGSNKTIVAWLDLACSPWKTNLVGTIHSIGSVIGMMFGGWAADRFGRKSTYIVTSIGIIIGNIKTFIKSYYGYLVVELIESIISGSALGAGMVLIIEISGNNQRVLSGVLFAYAIYVGEALIAGIAMVVPDWQWIIYTICTPPILFTSYILLLEESPRWVVLNNKLDKARRLLKLINKSNKINIVDNDLDELDDVKLRQICNVEKESKREGFREALASMDILKRVLIVTVSRFTVTFIYYGLVANSVWLPGNKYVNYALTALMSFPGDVLALYFMNRFGRRWPLFYGYFVCGLACIASSCVPESYLWPKIILFMIGKLTVAACYTGIWTFTMELFPTSVRGSMFGLCTFTASAGFMLAPLTPAMDTYSPILASMIFACSAVASSVLILFAPETKDQPLPGTIKDITKSSVTAKNINISSGEENLGYEEKNVYSVRL from the exons atGGTTGTGTTACTGTGTTTACtaaatgattttcttttgtg TTGCGTAGTACCGGAGTGTGATGCAATTGACAATTCTTTTTCACCATCATGGTGGCACGATTCAGATCCATTGAGTTCGAAATCAAATCGTTGTAAGAGGCCACTATTAaatgtaacatatataaatgaaaaccaGTGCGATAACAACAGCTTCACATCAGAAACCACTGCATGTAAAGAATGGATCTACGGCAGTAACAAGACCATCGTCGCTTgg CTAGACCTGGCTTGCAGTCCATGGAAAACAAATTTGGTTGGCACAATACACAGCATAGGATCAGTTATCGGAATGATGTTTGGAGGTTGGGCTGCAGATCG TTTTGGGCGAAAGTCTACATATATCGTGACATCTATTGGAATTATCAttggaaacataaaaacatttattaagtcGTATTACGGTTATTTAGTCGTTGAATTAATAGAATCCATTATATCAGGTAGCGCGTTAGGCGCTGGCATGGTTTTAa TAATTGAGATTAGCGGAAACAATCAAAGAGTACTTTCAGGTGTATTGTTCGCTTATGCAATTTATGTAGGCGAAGCATTGATCGCTGGCATAGCGATGGTTGTGCCTGATTGGCAATGGATTATTTACACTATATGTACTCCTCCGATATTATTTACATCCTATATCTTACTGCTAGAGGAGAGTCCACGTTGGGTTgtcttaaataataagttaGATAAGGCAAGACGTTTActgaaattgataaataaatctaataaaattaatatagttgATAATGATTTGGATGAATTGGACGATGTGAAACTTCGACAAATCTGTAACGTCGAGAAAGAATCAAAGAGGGAAGGGTTTAGAGAAGCGTTAGCGTCGATGGATATTTTGAAGAGAGTGCTGATCGTGACAGTGTCGAGATTTACCGTGACGTTCATTTACTACGGTCTAGTTGCGAATTCGGTTTGGCTACCCGGGAATAAGTATGTGAATTACGCTCTTACGGCACTGATGTCGTTCCCTGGCGACGTATTGGCGTTGTACTTCATGAACAGATTTGGAAGGAGGTGGCCGTTGTTTTATGGATATTTCGTATGCGGTCTCGCTTGTATTGCTTCTTCTTGTGTACCtgaat cGTACCTCTGGCCGAAGATAATACTTTTCATGATTGGAAAACTAACGGTCGCTGCGTGTTATACGGGAATTTGGACTTTCACGATGGAGCTATTCCCAACAAGCGTTCGGGGTTCGATGTTTGGGCTGTGTACATTTACGGCCAGCGCTGGTTTCATGCTTGCTCCTTTAACACCAGCGATG GATACATATTCTCCAATACTAGCTTCAATGATCTTCGCTTGCTCTGCAGTCGCTTCCAGCGTTCTCATATTATTTGCTCCCGAAACGAAGGATCAGCCATTACCTGGAACAATCAAGGATATAACAAAAAGTTCTGTAACTgctaagaatattaatattagttcaGGAGAGGAAAACCTTGGTTATGAAGAAAAAAACGTGTATAGTgttcgtttgtaa
- the LOC124531690 gene encoding VWFA and cache domain-containing protein CG16868 — protein MKLIFLFTILANVCSSIFAQNEECTKTNNSRCDYKWNVRKLSETLASKFSEIVVKELGSNYTSHLEVRTAYKVSRYHTTDSNTLTSIVDKLNYKISSAISILLEMSNAINKTDTPSFTHPCPFTSIGKSVFIKSSSVFDDISSLDMKPHMKGRFKDLKVKRSYFLSNMDYATDKDCTSMPHSNLRYLYHKVMHPDPKLVIFLIDNNMKIESLQHVISIVKEIAYALQNTDLFALKITNMTNFMKFEDTCSNDGISNLGNATDNNKLLLREYLSSIDIAANSLTPLAINREIKSLLSEKKLPDNKLLIFLTGKKQKILKDDDWLKMFPHPETVDNRVKYSIGLIYEGKTARNSSIEILHFDKLHNHSKNNSVMKLHLNNSAVIGQIASAFISLLPSRYETKLQTEGPVWEATERDFMISLVNPIANGIMGLDLYWSDLAEDIIYFKEKNHKKRAFVMDFSGKILMHTYFPRIESTSDKIKFTTLEAVETCNCTNIIKQKLLTIDSGNFTVSDSNSSKTITYSWKWVQKLYIVCIVSEISNNSFANKTNIFFTRTSKEILFHRLDLFPPKTGKVCRHFKQISTIDQGTVYLSPSSFQSPFTYLYDMGDGQEAITYMQNYLAYLKSVAHGLLSNPGLKNEIQQDVGFLNSILSFYKRQHLHGPYSKYIVRRYAVTENGVLVMFPGTVLEYDYEPVRRPWYIYAVENPGKIILTPPNLDVGGAGYIVSISYAVKSPIYPSMVVSMDVTMGFLYKLIIDSLPMCADSYYVKCFIMNNRGYLVSHPGLMDPNSSGPIEQQHITHKESMIAIDMLNHKGFVTKRLCSNFYDKTIQRFYEFNTSLPNVLSNVVSGDHCIHYYIASIPGTNAFIGLVNASCNVGAFCPCSMVDRLCLNCNRMEQTECECPCECSSELYECPKANLSRFDQNIPLCGITPENNNHKSHYFHNFAENLKSCFDFQCETYITHTSCLGVLGCEWCQIDTDGRTRLATPFCTSQSTCFSGVLGAVTPYGEGTFGHVNRDAFASYSAIGPIAGCIVTVSLFIAVAIYCYRQNTSSDSCHNLYVDGPAETWHDADVQMSHLPSDDMPDMSGQDKLLPAKEIEAPISPYRVVTGYRRPHTAGGSDHGYSTMTPHEDSETTGFSVNDPTILSDDTKSDASFPAPSKIKPRSKTSELTMTVLPCGKNSVLAPVTVHRHMEAS, from the coding sequence ATGAAATTGATATTTCTGTTTACTATTTTGGCAAATGTATGTTCCTCAATATTTGCACAAAATGAAGAATGTAcgaaaacaaacaacagccGGTGTGACTACAAATGGAACGTGCGGAAATTATCGGAAACTTTAGCGAGCAAATTTAGCGAAATAGTGGTCAAAGAGCTTGGAAGTAATTATACATCACATCTAGAAGTACGTACAGCTTATAAAGTCAGTAGATATCATACCACAGATAGTAATACATTAACTAGTATAGTGGATAAGTTGAACTACAAAATATCCTCCGCTATTAGCATTCTGCTCGAAATGAGCAATGCAATTAATAAAACCGACACTCCGTCCTTCACTCACCCCTGTCCATTTACATCTATCGGTAAATCAGTGTTCATAAAAAGTTCCAGTGTGTTTGATGATATATCATCGTTGGACATGAAACCCCATATGAAGGGTAGGTTTAAAGATTTGAAAGTTAAACGATCATATTTTCTATCTAACATGGATTATGCTACGGACAAGGATTGTACGTCAATGCCTCACTCCAATCTAAGATACTTGTATCATAAAGTTATGCATCCAGATCCAAAActtgtcatatttttaatagataataatatgaaaatagaaTCGCTACAGCATGTTATAAGCATAGTTAAAGAAATAGCTTATGCTCTTCAGAATACTGACTTATTCGCCCTGAAAATAACGAACATGACAAATTTTATGAAGTTTGAAGATACTTGCAGCAATGATGGAATATCAAATCTAGGGAATGCAactgataataataaactactatTACGGGAATACCTATCATCTATAGATATAGCAGCAAATAGTTTGACACCATTAGCTATAAATAGAGAGATAAAGAGTTTGTTGAGTGAGAAGAAACTTCCTGATAACAAATTGCTTATATTTCTGACgggtaaaaaacaaaaaatcttaaaagaTGACGACTGGTTAAAAATGTTTCCACATCCAGAAACAGTTGATAATAGAGTGAAATATTCTATCGGGTTAATATATGAGGGTAAAACAGCAAGAAATAGTTCGATAGAAATTTTACATTTCGACAAATTGCACAATCATTCCAAAAACAATTCTGTCATGAAGCTACATCTTAACAACAGTGCAGTCATCGGGCAAATTGCCTCggcatttatttcattattacctAGTAGGTATGAGACTAAATTGCAAACAGAAGGTCCTGTTTGGGAAGCTACGGAACGAGACTTCATGATTTCACTTGTAAATCCCATTGCGAATGGTATAATGGGGTTGGATTTGTATTGGTCGGATTTAGctgaagatattatttatttcaaagagaAAAACCACAAAAAGAGAGCATTTGTTATGGATTTCTCAGGTAAGATCCTCATGCATACATATTTTCCAAGGATTGAATCTACTtccgataaaataaaatttacaactcTAGAAGCAGTGGAAACTTGTAattgtactaatattattaagcaaAAGCTATTGACTATTGATTCAGGGAATTTTACAGTAAGTGATAGCAACTCGtctaaaacaataacatattcTTGGAAATGGGTACAAAAGTTATACATAGTTTGTATAGTATCagaaatatctaataatagttttgcaaataaaacaaatatattttttacaagaaCTAGTAAGGAGATATTGTTTCACAGATTAGATCTTTTTCCACCTAAAACTGGTAAAGTTTGCCgtcattttaaacaaatatcaacCATTGATCAAGGAACTGTGTATTTGAGTCCTTCTAGTTTTCAATCTCCTTTTACATATCTATATGATATGGGTGACGGTCAAGAAGCAATTACATACATGCAGAATTACTTAGCTTATCTTAAAAGTGTGGCTCATGGTCTATTATCAAATCCCGGATTGAAGAATGAGATACAACAAGATGTTGGATttctaaattcaatattatcgttttataaGAGACAGCATTTACATGGGCCCTATTCGAAATATATTGTTAGGAGGTATGCCGTTACAGAGAACGGAGTTCTAGTCATGTTTCCTGGAACTGTGTTGGAGTATGATTATGAGCCAGTACGGAGACCGTGGTACATATATGCAGTTGAAAATcctggtaaaataattttgacccCTCCGAATTTAGATGTTGGTGGAGCTGGATATATTGTATCCATTTCATATGCTGTAAAGAGCCCTATTTACCCATCGATGGTTGTTTCAATGGATGTAACAATGGGTTTCCTTTATAAACTCATTATAGATAGTTTGCCAATGTGCGCCGATTCATACtatgttaaatgttttataatgaaCAATCGGGGGTACTTGGTGTCTCATCCCGGTTTAATGGATCCAAACAGTTCAGGTCCCATTGAACAACAACACATAACCCACAAAGAATCAATGATTGCGATTGACATGTTGAATCACAAAGGATTTGTCACGAAGAGACTGTGTAGTAACTTCTACGACAAAACTATTCAGAGATTTTACGAATTTAACACATCTTTGCCAAATGTTCTTTCCAATGTAGTTTCGGGTGACCATTGTATTCATTATTACATTGCTTCCATTCCCGGAACGAATGCTTTCATAGGTCTTGTTAATGCGTCCTGCAATGTCGGCGCCTTTTGCCCGTGCAGCATGGTTGACCGCCTGTGTCTGAATTGTAATCGCATGGAACAAACTGAGTGTGAATGTCCATGCGAGTGCAGTTCCGAGTTATATGAATGCCCTAAAGCCAATCTTTCACGGTTCGATCAAAATATTCCCTTGTGTGGTATAACGCCTGAGAATAATAACCATAAATcgcattattttcataattttgccgaaaatttaaaatcttgtttTGATTTTCAATGCGAGACGTATATCACGCATACGTCCTGTTTAGGAGTTTTGGGTTGTGAATGGTGCCAAATAGATACAGATGGACGAACGCGACTGGCAACTCCGTTCTGTACATCTCAATCGACTTGCTTTAGCGGCGTTCTCGGCGCTGTAACTCCGTATGGGGAGGGAACTTTTGGTCATGTAAATAGGGATGCATTTGCTAGTTATTCCGCAATAGGCCCGATAGCCGGGTGTATAGTTACTGTAAGCCTATTCATAGCGGTCGCAATATATTGCTACAGGCAGAATACCTCCTCAGATAGTTGCCACAATTTGTATGTTGATGGACCTGCTGAAACCTGGCACGATGCTGATGTGCAAATGAGTCACTTGCCATCAGATGACATGCCAGATATGTCGGGGCAGGATAAACTGTTACCGGCAAAGGAAATTGAGGCGCCCATATCTCCATACCGCGTGGTCACGGGATATAGACGTCCTCATACTGCTGGTGGCTCCGACCACGGTTATTCTACAATGACGCCCCATGAAGATTCAGAAACGACCGGTTTCTCAGTGAATGATCCCACAATTTTATCAGATGATACTAAGTCTGATGCCAGTTTTCCAGCTccaagtaaaataaaaccgCGAAGTAAAACCTCAGAGCTCACAATGACCGTCCTACCTTGTGGCAAAAACAGTGTGTTAGCTCCTGTTACTGTTCACAGACATATGGAAGCATCCTAA
- the LOC124532052 gene encoding organic cation transporter protein-like isoform X1, giving the protein MAKESNMNRESDDVMNILQRFGKYQIVQYFYILLPTVFIAMGNVNYVFVAGDIDYRCVVPECDAIDNSFSPSWWHDSDPLSSKSNRCKRPLLNVTYINENQCDNNSFTSETTACKEWIYGSNKTIVAWLDLACSPWKTNLVGTIHSIGSVIGMMFGGWAADRFGRKSTYIVTSIGIIIGNIKTFIKSYYGYLVVELIESIISGSALGAGMVLIIEISGNNQRVLSGVLFAYAIYVGEALIAGIAMVVPDWQWIIYTICTPPILFTSYILLLEESPRWVVLNNKLDKARRLLKLINKSNKINIVDNDLDELDDVKLRQICNVEKESKREGFREALASMDILKRVLIVTVSRFTVTFIYYGLVANSVWLPGNKYVNYALTALMSFPGDVLALYFMNRFGRRWPLFYGYFVCGLACIASSCVPESYLWPKIILFMIGKLTVAACYTGIWTFTMELFPTSVRGSMFGLCTFTASAGFMLAPLTPAMDTYSPILASMIFACSAVASSVLILFAPETKDQPLPGTIKDITKSSVTAKNINISSGEENLGYEEKNVYSVRL; this is encoded by the exons ATGGCAAAAGAATCTAATATGAATCGCGAAAGTGACGATGTAATGAACATATTGCAAAGGTTCGGCAAATATCAAATAGTTCagtatttctatattttactGCCGACTGTATTCATAGCTATGGGTAACGTTAACTACGTTTTTGTCGCTGGGGACATAGACTATCG TTGCGTAGTACCGGAGTGTGATGCAATTGACAATTCTTTTTCACCATCATGGTGGCACGATTCAGATCCATTGAGTTCGAAATCAAATCGTTGTAAGAGGCCACTATTAaatgtaacatatataaatgaaaaccaGTGCGATAACAACAGCTTCACATCAGAAACCACTGCATGTAAAGAATGGATCTACGGCAGTAACAAGACCATCGTCGCTTgg CTAGACCTGGCTTGCAGTCCATGGAAAACAAATTTGGTTGGCACAATACACAGCATAGGATCAGTTATCGGAATGATGTTTGGAGGTTGGGCTGCAGATCG TTTTGGGCGAAAGTCTACATATATCGTGACATCTATTGGAATTATCAttggaaacataaaaacatttattaagtcGTATTACGGTTATTTAGTCGTTGAATTAATAGAATCCATTATATCAGGTAGCGCGTTAGGCGCTGGCATGGTTTTAa TAATTGAGATTAGCGGAAACAATCAAAGAGTACTTTCAGGTGTATTGTTCGCTTATGCAATTTATGTAGGCGAAGCATTGATCGCTGGCATAGCGATGGTTGTGCCTGATTGGCAATGGATTATTTACACTATATGTACTCCTCCGATATTATTTACATCCTATATCTTACTGCTAGAGGAGAGTCCACGTTGGGTTgtcttaaataataagttaGATAAGGCAAGACGTTTActgaaattgataaataaatctaataaaattaatatagttgATAATGATTTGGATGAATTGGACGATGTGAAACTTCGACAAATCTGTAACGTCGAGAAAGAATCAAAGAGGGAAGGGTTTAGAGAAGCGTTAGCGTCGATGGATATTTTGAAGAGAGTGCTGATCGTGACAGTGTCGAGATTTACCGTGACGTTCATTTACTACGGTCTAGTTGCGAATTCGGTTTGGCTACCCGGGAATAAGTATGTGAATTACGCTCTTACGGCACTGATGTCGTTCCCTGGCGACGTATTGGCGTTGTACTTCATGAACAGATTTGGAAGGAGGTGGCCGTTGTTTTATGGATATTTCGTATGCGGTCTCGCTTGTATTGCTTCTTCTTGTGTACCtgaat cGTACCTCTGGCCGAAGATAATACTTTTCATGATTGGAAAACTAACGGTCGCTGCGTGTTATACGGGAATTTGGACTTTCACGATGGAGCTATTCCCAACAAGCGTTCGGGGTTCGATGTTTGGGCTGTGTACATTTACGGCCAGCGCTGGTTTCATGCTTGCTCCTTTAACACCAGCGATG GATACATATTCTCCAATACTAGCTTCAATGATCTTCGCTTGCTCTGCAGTCGCTTCCAGCGTTCTCATATTATTTGCTCCCGAAACGAAGGATCAGCCATTACCTGGAACAATCAAGGATATAACAAAAAGTTCTGTAACTgctaagaatattaatattagttcaGGAGAGGAAAACCTTGGTTATGAAGAAAAAAACGTGTATAGTgttcgtttgtaa